In the Chitinivibrionales bacterium genome, one interval contains:
- a CDS encoding helix-turn-helix domain-containing protein, with amino-acid sequence MAKLSKVEVIHLQKKYGTDEAIGKKLGITRQAVEQWRKKYGIDSRWARNPDRNKKMVALYKAGRSGTEIAAKFGMSVSQTYRLISGKKRKK; translated from the coding sequence ATGGCCAAACTCAGCAAGGTCGAAGTGATCCATCTGCAGAAGAAGTACGGGACCGACGAGGCGATCGGGAAGAAACTCGGCATCACGCGGCAGGCCGTTGAGCAGTGGCGGAAGAAATACGGGATCGATTCCCGGTGGGCGCGCAACCCCGACCGGAACAAGAAGATGGTCGCGCTTTACAAGGCGGGAAGGTCCGGGACGGAAATCGCCGCAAAATTCGGCATGTCGGTGTCTCAGACCTACCGGCTCATTTCGGGCAAGAAAAGAAAAAAATAA